A stretch of Bombina bombina isolate aBomBom1 chromosome 2, aBomBom1.pri, whole genome shotgun sequence DNA encodes these proteins:
- the LOC128647247 gene encoding LOW QUALITY PROTEIN: prolyl 3-hydroxylase OGFOD1-like (The sequence of the model RefSeq protein was modified relative to this genomic sequence to represent the inferred CDS: inserted 1 base in 1 codon): MAAVRAFTRELCSEAAQIPLMAKSEVRPCRSELGPFSGQLCRPRREASTSWLMWKTRVAGETQGKRGKCELTAELCMSFKDRAVREAARQGWERRESGKFGSLVLDCTPFPHGVIRPFLKYSEFLEELKKELLRLNFHPKSNDLYKFQQSEDLKSRKESHVSALRHLLYEEFRHFLSEITGVDLENTTDISCAQYXTDTLLCHDDELEGRRFAFILYLVPDWAEKDGGSLDLQDTDEQGHPGSIKKSLLPTWNSLAFFEVSPVSFHQVSEILCEGKCRLSVSGWFHGVSLERPPRSLDPRASRTPHIPHDHEILYEWINEVYLSVDSQSQIQEEFEDSSEILLKNFLKPEKFQAVCAALDKNNIEWQLYGPPNRRCYERAGDVLSDVLKCCMELLRSEAFFLLLSNLTGLKLHFLADNESDEEEGSAALLQGANAEGSPSDATVQGEHVPTCSGELRRWSHGHYTMIHDHDPERHEFALDLLLFCGCEDWKSEYGGFTSYIAKEEDEELLTVYPEDNCLALIYRDKETMRFVKHINHKSLQREVIHPNRKGFWDFAFVYYE, from the exons aaaactagAGTAGCAGGAGAGACACAAGGCAAGAGGGGAAAATGTGAGCTAACAGCCGAGTTGTGCATGTCTTTTAAGGACCGAGCCGTAAGAGAGGCAGCGAGGCAGGGATGGGAAAGAAGGGAGTCAGGGAAGTTTGGCTCTCTTGTTCTGGATTGTACCCCATTCCCACATGGTGTCATTCGACCCTTCTTGAAGTACTCTGAGTTCCTGGAGGAGCTGAAAAAGGAGCTGCTCAGACTGAACTTCCACCCCAAATCTAATGATTTGTACAAGTTCCAACAGTCAGAGGATCTAAAGAGCAGAAAGGAATCCCACGTCAGTGCTCTTAGACATCTCTTATATGAAGAATTCCGTCACTTTCTCTCAGAAATTACAGGCGTTGATCTTGAGAATACCACTGATATTTCTTGTGCGCAAT ACACAGATACTCTGCTTTGTCATGATGATGAATTAGAAGGAAGAAGATTTGCTTTCATCCTGTACCTTGTTCCTGATTGGGCAGAGAAAGATGGCGGATCCCTGGATCTGCAGGACACAGATGAGCAAGGACATCCTGGATCCATCAAAAAGTCTCTTCTTCCTACATGGAACTCTCTGGCTTTCTTTGAGGTTTCTCCTGTCTCTTTCCATCAGGTTTCTGAAATTTTGTGTGAGGGAAAATGTCGTCTGTCAGTCAGCGGATGGTTTCATGGAGTTTCCTTGGAAAGACCTCCACGTAGCTTAGACCCCAGGGCAAGTCGTACCCCACACATTCCTCATGATCATGAGATTTTATATGAGTGGATCAATGAAGTTTATCTGTCTGTTGATTCTCAAAGTCAGATCCAAGAGGAATTTGAAGACAGTTCTGAGATTCTTTTGAAAAACTTCCTGAAGCCAGAAAAATTCCAAGCTGTAtgtgcagctctcgacaagaacaACATTGAATGGCAGTTATATGGGCCCCCAAACAGAAGGTGTTATGAGCGGGCAGGGGATGTTCTGTCAGATGTTCTGAAGTGTTGCATGGAGCTCCTGAGATCTGAAGCATTTTTCCTACTGCTCTCCAACCTCACTGGCCTTAAGCTTCACTTCTTAGCTGATAATGAATCTGATGAAGAGGAGGGATCTGCGGCTCTTTTGCAGGGAGCAAACGCAGAAGGAAGTCCATCTGATGCTACCGTACAAGGTGAGCATGTTCCTACGTGTAGTGGTGAGCTCAGACGCTGGTCACATGGCCACTACACCATGATTCATGACCATGATCCTGAGAGGCATGAGTTTGCACTTGATTTGTTGCTTTTCTGTGGATGTGAAGACTGGAAATCGGAGTATGGAGGATTTACTTCATACATTGCTAAGGAAGAAGATGAGGAGTTGCTCACAGTTTACCCAGAGGACAACTGTTTGGCATTGATTTACAGGGACAAAGAAACAATGAGATTTGTAAAGCACATTAACCACAAGAGTCTGCAGCGGGAAGTAATTCATCCAAACCGAAAAGGATTCTGGGACTTTGCTTTTGTTTATTATGAGTAA